TACACAGATTGGCAATATAGCCCTGTGCCGGATCGTCAGACTGTTCAGCAGCCTGTACCGAACCTGTGGCAGCCAGAACAGCGAGCAGCATCATTACTTTCTTCATACTTTCTCCTTATGAAACGGGAATCTTTTGCCGGGATCAACAGCAGGGTAAAACGGCATGGATCAAAGTTTAGTGGTGAATTGGCCGGGACAGACTTTTTTGCTGTAAAAATCGTGCTGCTCAGCCTGACGGCAATGAATAACCCGTTCATTCAGCCCGTCTGCGGGTGGTAAGCATAAAATTAATAAACAGTTCAATCAATCGGTTATGCGGCTGATTACGGGCACGAATCAGACAGATGGCACCAATAATGGGGGGCGTTGACGGGAAATGAAGCTATCAGACAGGCCAGGTGAGATGAAACGGCAAAAGCCGTAACCAGCCGGGGCCAGTTACGGTTTAAGTGGAAAGAGAGAATTAACCGATCAGCTGTTTAACCCAGGCAATAATTTCCTGATCTTTGCCCTGCTCAAACAGGCATTTCTGGAAGCGTTCGCCACCCACCGCCGTTTTTACCAGCTCAGGGTCGATAGCCCGCAGCGTGTCGAGATAGTTCTCTTTCATCACTGCGCTTTTCACCTGGTTAAGAATACCTGCGTTACGCACCTGTGGCTCTTTGCGATCCAGTGGATAACCTTCGCCTTTACGGCCGGTAAACGCCTTCTCAAAGATATAGCGAACATTCAGTTCCGCTCCCCAGCCAAAGCCTTTGGCAAAAGGTAAAGAGAGCGCGTTACCGTTATTGATCTGTGCAAACAGGAAAGCATCCGCAGGGTCAATACAGTAGCCACACACTACGCCAGGGTGGATGTTCAGCGACATTAATGCCCCCTGGCCGGTGCCGCAGCCGGTGACAACAAACTCCACGGCTCTGGCATTCAGCAGGATGCTGGCCATGATCCCCAGATGGATGTAGGTCAGATGATGGTCCCGATCGTCCTGCATTCCCACATTGAACACCGCATCATTATTGTCTGCCGCCACAGCCTCAAGCTGGGTTAATACCAGGGCATTTTTTCCCGCCTGGCTGTTTTCCATCATCAGTGCAATATTCATATTTACTCCCGTGTTCAGGTTTGGAGGGTGAAATAAGGTCAGTGATTAGCGCGCCAGCCAGCCGCCATCTACTGCAAGGGTGTAGCCATTAACGTAATCAGAGGCAGCCGAGGCCAGAAAAACCACCGGCCCCATCAGGTCATCAGGTTCTCCCCAGCGCCCGGCAGGGATACGTGAAAGAATTTCTGCGCACCTCGTTTCGTCATCCTGCAACTGTTGCGTGTTGTTGGTGGCGATGTAGCCGGGAGCCAGCGCATTGACATTGATGCCGTATCCGGCCCATTCGTTAGCCAGTTCACGCGTCAGTCCCATTACCGCGCTTTTCGATGCGGTGTAAGAAGGCACGCGGATCCCGCCCTGGAAAGAGAGCAGGGAAGCAATATTGATAATCTTGCCGCCGCCGCCCTGTTTGATGAACTGGCGGGCAACCTGCTGTGACAGAAAGAACAGCGTTTTGATATTGACGTCCATCACTTCGTCCCAGTCTTGTTCGCTGAAATCCAGCGCCTCCTGACGACGAATGATGCCGGCATTGTTGACCAGAATATTGATCTGACCCATCTCAGCCACTGCCCGCTCCACCAGGGAGGCAAGCTGCTCCTGCTGGCCTAAATCGGCTTTAAGACTGAGAAAACGGCGACCCAGTGCTGTGACTTCGGCGGCCGTTTCGGTTGGTTCACTGCGGTTAATCGCCACAATGTCGCAACCGGCCTGAGCCAGCCCTACGGCCATACTTTTCCCCAGGCCGGTATTGCATCCGGTGACCATCGCCACCTTTCCGTGCAGAGAAAAATTGTTCAGGATCATGCTGTTTTCCTCGTTGTTTTACAGATAGCGGTGCAGGTATTCCACCAGGCATAAAATCGCCATCGCCTGACCATAAGGCATCGACGTCAGCGGGATCTGGCGGTAGTAATCAAGGTCTTTACCCATCGCGGTGCCGAAAGAGACCTGAGTCAGTTCACCCTCGTGATTGATGTGGCCGATAAGCCCCTTCAGCGCTTTTTCAGCCACGGCGATATAGCGTTCGTCGGCATAATGGCGTCGGGCCGCTTTCAACATGCCGAAGGCGAAGCCCGCCGTGGCAGAGGCCTCTAAGTAGGAATCGGGATCGTCCAGCAGCGTGTGCCACAGCCCGCTCTCATGCTGGCATTGCTCCAGTGCTGCAAGCTGGCTGGCCAGCACCTGCTGGAGATAGCGACGGGTGGCATCCTGTTCCGGCAACTCCAGCAGGTCGAGAAACTCCGGGATAACAATGGTCAGCCAGCTGTTGCCACGCGCCCAACGGGCATGAGCGTAGTTATGGTGGCCTTCGAAGGTCCAGCCGTGGAACCACAGCCCAGTTTGCCGATCCATCAGGTGCTGGGTGTGCAGCAGGAACTGGTATTTGGCTTCTTCAATATAGGCCGGGCGATTAAGCAGCTTGCCGATTTTTGCCAGCGGCAGCACGGTCATCATCAGCGTGTCGTCCCACAACTGCTGGTGGTTCTCTTCGGCCAGCGTAATGTGCTGCAACCCGCCGCAGTCGGTGCGCGGCATTTTATGCATTATCCAGTCTGCCCAGCTTTCCAGATAAGGCAGCCAGCGCGGATCCCGCGTCTCTTCATAACGGTAAGCCAGCGTCAGGAAGGGGCAGACTGTATTCACATTGCGGGTGGTGGAACCTTCGGCAAACCGGTCGGCAAACCAGCCGTCGATTATCGCCCGCAGCCGGTCATCGCCAGTCTGGCGGTAATACTGATGGATGCCATACAGCCCGATGCCGTGCGTCCACTCCCAGCCGGCCCAGCCTTTGGTATCAATCACCCGCCCGTCATCAAGACGCAGCAGGAACTCGCCGGTGTTATCCCTGATGTTCACCAGGTTATCCACCAGCTTATTGATCAGCTGATGCAGCTCTGTGCTGGAAATAAAGCGTTCCGGCTGACGTAGCAGTTCGCTCTGTTTTACGGGATAGACCAACATAAATTTGCCCTCGGGTCAGGAATGACGGGTTGACTGGCGGATGACAGGATCGGCCGGTGGAGTAACGGGAAGCGCCTTCGCAGCGGGCTTGTGACGGTTCAGGTAACCAATATTGTTGTTACCCCACAGCGACTCGTAAGGCAGACCGGCCAGCATTTCCACCGTGGCCCTGGCCTGCGGAGTGATACTGCCCGGCACCACGTTGCCCGCTGCCCGCATTTTTCCGGTTTCTTCGCGCAGCGTTTGATGAGTCGCCATGTTGAGTCTGAAGCGCAGGGAGATAACAAAGCCCAGGCAGAGCATCACCAGCGTACCGCCGCAGAGGATCATCAGAATGGCGTGACTGACCGCTGAAGTCTGCGTGCTGCTGCCTGTGACAAAGCCGGAAAGCTGCATCAGAATGCCGACCAGAATCACCGCGCCAGCCTGCGAGGCTTTGCGGGTCAGCGTCATGATCCCGGCGAAAATGCCTTCACGGCGTTGCCCGGTGATCGCTTCATCCACGTCAGAAATGTAGGTGTAGATATTCCACGGCACGTAGTTGATACCGCCCCGTCCCAGCCCGGCGATAGCGGAAACCAGTAACAGCAGGGAGAACACATCGCTCAGCCCGGCGTAATAGAGCACGCCATAAGAGAGGGCGCTGAAGCCAAAAAGCAGCACGACAAGGCGGTATGAAGGGGCAGGCCCGAAGCGGATACAGAGGGGGATCATGCCGATCACCGCCACAAACTGCATGATCGCCATAGTGCCCATCAGGTTCGAGGCCATGCTGGCGCTCTGCATCAGCACAAAGACGACGTAATAGGTGAAGACCGCATTAAACACGTCCTGAGCAATATAGCCGCCGAGGTACATACCCAGATGCTGACGGAAAATGCGCACCCGCAGGGTAGAAGTCAGTTCAATTTTCAGCCTGGACAGGCTCTGCCTCAGCGTCAGTTTCTGCTGTTCAGCTTCCAGCGCGGCAGCGGATTTTTTCTCCTGCGGTCTTTCCCAGGTGTTGAACCACACCAGTGTCAACACAATCGCGCACAGCACGGAGAACACCAGGCTGGCATAGAAGAAGGAGATCACGTTGTCTTTGCCAAAGATATTCAGCAGCACGCCGGGCAGGAATGCCGCAAGGATTGCCGAGAGCTGCGCCAGGGCGATACGTGCCCCGGAGAATTTGGTTTTCTCTTTAAAATCATCGGTCATTTCCGGCACTAACGTTTCATAGGGCACCAGAATTGAGGTGTAGACCACTTCAAACACCAGGTAAGTCAGCAGGTAATAGATATAGGTCATATCGCCGACCCACATCAGGCTGTAGGTAAAGACCAGCGGGATGCCGGTGAGGATAAAGAACTTACGGCGGCCAAACCTTTTCCCTAATCTGGTGGAGCCAAAATGATCGGTGAGATAGCCCATCAGCGGGCTGACCACGGCATCCAGCACGCGAGCCATGGCAAAGATTGAGGTGGCTTCAATGGGGCTGAGCCCGCAGAAGGTGGTATAGAAATAGAGCAGCCAGGCCGAAGTCAGCGCCATCGTACCGGCACCGAGGAAATCACCTGAGCCATAAGCTAAATAATTTAGCGTTGCTGGTTTGCGTGTCTTCATAGCGTTCATCCTGATTAACCCACTTTAACGCCCGGCTGTTCGTCGGGGGATGAAGTAAGGTAGAACCAGCAGAAGGAGATAACCTTTGTGATTTTGCCACTCCACGCCTACCGCTGGCGTTCAGGTAAAGAAATCCGCTACCGATCTCACCAATTTAATAAAATGCTGTTTCATTATTATTGAATTAGCGTATCAGACATGCAAGAGAAAAAAGGGGGAGTTAAAAGCAGATGTGTGTGACAGGCGAGAGTCTGGTTATGAGTAAAAGTAAACCGGATAAGAAAATTAACCAGATCGTTGCAGAGGCAAAAGCTGGTTTTATTAAAAATTGAGACGGGGGTTTAATTGTGGCCGCCGCGGGGCTTTGCTTCTTTGCGCTTCTTTACCCGGTCACACCTTCTGACAAACTTTTTTATCCGCTATGGTTACTCCTTGTTTATTCTGATTTTCCTTCCCGCTACTGGATATCATTGAGGATAATGCCTGTGTCGAAAATCTTTCATGGTCTGATGCTGTCAGGCCTGGTGACGGTTTTTTCTGCCACTGCGGCAAAGACAACGCCGAAGTATGGCCCTGAACTCCAGGGATTTGATTTCCCCTATCCCATTCAGAAATTCTCCTTCAGCTCGCAGAGCCAGCCGCTGAGCATGGGCTATATCGACGTCCAGCCTCAGGGCAAAGCCAATGGCCGCACTGCGGTGCTGATGCACGGTAAAAACTTTTGTGGCGTGACCTGGCAGGATTCAATTGATGCGCTGAGTAAGGCTGGTTTTCGGGTAATCGCGCCCGATCAGATTGGTTTTTGTACCTCCAGCAAACCTGCCCATTATCAGTACAGTTTCCAGCAGCTTGCGCTGAATACGCAGAACCTGCTGAAAAAACTCAATATCGATAAAGTTACCCTGGTTGGCCATTCAACGGGCGGCATGCTGGCAACCCGCTTCGCGCTGATGTATCCGCAGGAGGTGCAGAAACTGGTGCTGGTGAACCCGATAGGGCTGGAAGACTGGAAAGCGAAAGGCGTGCCGTGGCGCAGCGTGGACGACTGGTATCAGCGGGAGCTGAAAACCTCGGCTGCCGGTATCAAAAAATATGAGCTGAACACCTATTACGTCGGACGCTGGAAACCGGAATACGATCGCTGGGTGGATATGCTGGCCGGGCTGAATAATGGGCCGGGTAAGGAAACCGTGGCATGGAATTCTGCCCTGCAATACGACATGATTTTCAGCCAGCCGGTCTATTACGAATTTAAAGATCTGAAGATGCCAACCACCCTGATGATCGGCACTTCAGACACCACGGCGATTGGCAGCGATATAGCGCCGCCGGAAGTGAAGGCAAAAATTGGTCATTACAATGAGTTAGGCAAACAGGTTGCAGCGTTGATTCCGCAGGCCACGCTGATTGAATTCCCGGGCATGGGCCATGCGCCACAGATGGAGGAGCCTGCAAAATTCAATCAGGCGCTGATCAAAAACCTGAATCAGCCGTCGGGCTAGCGGCAACGATTATCAGGCGCTGATTAAGAATCTGAATCAGTCATCAGACTAGCGGCATTGGGAGGTGCAGGCCTGAACGCAGGCCTGCATTTTTGCCCCGCAGCCGCTGTTATCATTACGGTCACACTGGCTGTTCTGCACATAACAATTTTGCTGGCAAATGCTGACATCGCACTTAGCCGCGACCGGCGTAGCAATGATGTCCTGCTTCGGAGGCACCAGCGGCAGTTGAGAGAGTTGCGAGCAGGCCGCACCAGAGAAGGCGAGGATCAATAACGCCAGTACAGTAGATTTTTTCACAGGAATTTCCCCAGAATAAATTGTGCTCTTTCAGCAGCCTGCGTCCTTTCCTTACCGTAATCATAATCGCTGGCTTTCATTCGCTTTAAGGTCGTGATCAGGGATTCAACGGTGAAGGCGCGCTTCTCACCTAAAACCGTTAATACCGCGCCGCCAATCTCATTACAGATCGCTCTTGCTTCGGCCATGTCCTCATCTGAGGTGACGTATTCATCGCTCATGCCTGCTTCCCCGGTGATCCCCGTTTATAAAATCATAGATAGCCTGACGTAAAACGCGAAGGTTTTTGGTCTGTAATGAGACAGCCGTACCGCATGAGCGGGGCTGACTCCATTCCCGAAACGATGCCGCTGTACTACTCTTGGCTGGAGGCTTCAGGTGCACAGGATCATGCCGAAGCAGAGGACGCATTTATGAAATCAGGGGGTAAAATGTCCGGAGATATTCAGCGCATCACCACTACAGAAGAGCTTGAACAGATCTACGGTGTGCCTGCGCAGCCTTCAGTGATAAAAGTTGTCGACCACATCCACGCCGCTTACCTTCCCTTTATTGAAATGTCGCCCTTTGTGGCGCTGGCAACCTGTGGCCTTTCTGGTCTGGATGTCTCACCGCGTGGCGATCCCGCCGGGTTTATTCATATTGAAGATGAGAAG
This genomic window from Erwinia sp. E_sp_B01_1 contains:
- a CDS encoding RpiB/LacA/LacB family sugar-phosphate isomerase, which gives rise to MNIALMMENSQAGKNALVLTQLEAVAADNNDAVFNVGMQDDRDHHLTYIHLGIMASILLNARAVEFVVTGCGTGQGALMSLNIHPGVVCGYCIDPADAFLFAQINNGNALSLPFAKGFGWGAELNVRYIFEKAFTGRKGEGYPLDRKEPQVRNAGILNQVKSAVMKENYLDTLRAIDPELVKTAVGGERFQKCLFEQGKDQEIIAWVKQLIG
- a CDS encoding alpha/beta hydrolase, translated to MLSGLVTVFSATAAKTTPKYGPELQGFDFPYPIQKFSFSSQSQPLSMGYIDVQPQGKANGRTAVLMHGKNFCGVTWQDSIDALSKAGFRVIAPDQIGFCTSSKPAHYQYSFQQLALNTQNLLKKLNIDKVTLVGHSTGGMLATRFALMYPQEVQKLVLVNPIGLEDWKAKGVPWRSVDDWYQRELKTSAAGIKKYELNTYYVGRWKPEYDRWVDMLAGLNNGPGKETVAWNSALQYDMIFSQPVYYEFKDLKMPTTLMIGTSDTTAIGSDIAPPEVKAKIGHYNELGKQVAALIPQATLIEFPGMGHAPQMEEPAKFNQALIKNLNQPSG
- a CDS encoding glycoside hydrolase family 88 protein, with the translated sequence MLVYPVKQSELLRQPERFISSTELHQLINKLVDNLVNIRDNTGEFLLRLDDGRVIDTKGWAGWEWTHGIGLYGIHQYYRQTGDDRLRAIIDGWFADRFAEGSTTRNVNTVCPFLTLAYRYEETRDPRWLPYLESWADWIMHKMPRTDCGGLQHITLAEENHQQLWDDTLMMTVLPLAKIGKLLNRPAYIEEAKYQFLLHTQHLMDRQTGLWFHGWTFEGHHNYAHARWARGNSWLTIVIPEFLDLLELPEQDATRRYLQQVLASQLAALEQCQHESGLWHTLLDDPDSYLEASATAGFAFGMLKAARRHYADERYIAVAEKALKGLIGHINHEGELTQVSFGTAMGKDLDYYRQIPLTSMPYGQAMAILCLVEYLHRYL
- a CDS encoding MFS transporter, with the protein product MNAMKTRKPATLNYLAYGSGDFLGAGTMALTSAWLLYFYTTFCGLSPIEATSIFAMARVLDAVVSPLMGYLTDHFGSTRLGKRFGRRKFFILTGIPLVFTYSLMWVGDMTYIYYLLTYLVFEVVYTSILVPYETLVPEMTDDFKEKTKFSGARIALAQLSAILAAFLPGVLLNIFGKDNVISFFYASLVFSVLCAIVLTLVWFNTWERPQEKKSAAALEAEQQKLTLRQSLSRLKIELTSTLRVRIFRQHLGMYLGGYIAQDVFNAVFTYYVVFVLMQSASMASNLMGTMAIMQFVAVIGMIPLCIRFGPAPSYRLVVLLFGFSALSYGVLYYAGLSDVFSLLLLVSAIAGLGRGGINYVPWNIYTYISDVDEAITGQRREGIFAGIMTLTRKASQAGAVILVGILMQLSGFVTGSSTQTSAVSHAILMILCGGTLVMLCLGFVISLRFRLNMATHQTLREETGKMRAAGNVVPGSITPQARATVEMLAGLPYESLWGNNNIGYLNRHKPAAKALPVTPPADPVIRQSTRHS
- the kduD gene encoding 2-dehydro-3-deoxy-D-gluconate 5-dehydrogenase KduD; the encoded protein is MILNNFSLHGKVAMVTGCNTGLGKSMAVGLAQAGCDIVAINRSEPTETAAEVTALGRRFLSLKADLGQQEQLASLVERAVAEMGQINILVNNAGIIRRQEALDFSEQDWDEVMDVNIKTLFFLSQQVARQFIKQGGGGKIINIASLLSFQGGIRVPSYTASKSAVMGLTRELANEWAGYGINVNALAPGYIATNNTQQLQDDETRCAEILSRIPAGRWGEPDDLMGPVVFLASAASDYVNGYTLAVDGGWLAR